CACACCAAGCACCTcttgaaaaatataggaaaacacGTTGACAAGTTAAGAGAAAGGACAAGGCAGAAAGTAAAGATTATTCTGAGCACAATGACAGCAGTGATGAATACATTGTGAGTAGTGCCAGCAGTAGTGAGTGATGTCACTTCATCACCTGTACCGCACTCTTTTACCTCAGCAAGGGCTTCTGTCATGACAATGTGGGTAAGAACCATGTGCCTTGTTAAGGTGAAGTGAATGGTCACATTGAGGCAGTTATTCACAGCCTCCCAGAGTGAAATGTTGTTGGCACCagtacctctttttttctcattcctcacCACAACACCCTTCCTCCCCCAATTCTTCACCACAACACTGTTCCTCAGCTAATTCCTCACCACAccacccttcctcatcttccaacAATCACCCTTCACCAACCTTTCATACCTCTCCACCTGACCCTGTTCCAATCCTGATTCCTCATGTTTTGATTTCTCTCTCCCACTGTTACACATtccacctccatcccttcctcattcaCTCTCATCACCACTGCCTGAATCTGTCTGTCACAATCCCCTAACCTCATTTCCTAACCTGTCACATTCATCCTCTCATTGttcttcatcaccttcaccttccaagTCCCCATGACCTGCCCCACCACCCCTTCATCCTTCACCACACCCCTTGCTACCACTAGCTGAGTCTGGACACAGCAGCTGTTTTATGTTGCTTCAACAGCACTATGAAAACAGTCATCGTTTAACCTTTTAACAATGGGTATTGTTTTCATAAAGGGTCCCAAGATATGGGTAAAAACAGCtgctaatttttttttgtttattcatacTGTATGAAGCGTCTTAACTCACTGAACACAGCAGTGAAATCCAGATTGCAATACGTTGTGTAATAGTCATGCTAGCGGGTGTGAAATGTAGCTGGGGTGTGAGCTGCTGGCATGAAACACTACTTCGGGCAGTTTGGGGCAGGCCTCTGCCAAGAATGCACAACATATCTACACAGGTTGACAACGATGGCAGCAGGCTTCATACTTCCTCCACCTCACAATggggtatattcagagttgccagccagcgggtGTCACCAATGACTAAGTCATTGGGCCCACgaagctttttttttcaattatcgtATGTCTGTGTTTCCCTGGGATTTGTAACAATTACACTCCAATACAATAAAAgacactattgttaataaaaatgtagttccacattttcgttgttttataaactggtaaacgagagaaaataaatgactgTTGGAAGCTTCTCATTAAAAatctttcttgcatgaaagccctgaaAATCAAGCAAAATTGGACCTTTTAAAAAATCtatttatattacaatatttACTGAGTATCTGCTTTGTGTGTATCAGTCTCACCTTCGACAAAATTTATCAAGGAACATTTTAGGGTGTCTAGTAACTCAATAAAAAACGTCACAACACAAGGACGGTCAGGTGTCTGGGTCTTCATTTGGTCACTAGCTTCCACTTCCAGAATGATATACTAAGCCAGAGCTACTCAACTACTAtaagcaaaggtccagttagacaagttcaaatgtatgcagaggcCTGGATAAGTATTGTAACTGGAGCTCCAGGCTCAAGGAGTAGAAAGAtataataaaataacatgaaggtcctggtgatgtattcttgcaagtgtatttcctcgacTGACTGTAGGCCCTACAGTCAGTTGAGTAAATACACTTGTAAGAATAcatcgccaggaccttcacgttatcttattatatttttctactcctggagcctgggATCCAGCTACAACACTCAGAAGGTCCAGATTCGGACTGTGGGctgccagttgagtagccctgtaCTAAGCCCTCAACTGACTGCTACTTGTTGTGCTGGGTGAACGCCTGCCGCTACCaggagcgtgggcaggtcaaaggtaaTGACGTTTAATGCCAGGAATTGAGGGCGGAGTACAACATTATGGGAGCGGAAGTCAGTGTCAGCCACAGAGATCAAACAATGGTTTCTGTCGAGTTGCTTGACCCCCAAAAGTTTTTGATAAATATATTTTGTCGAAGGTGAAACTAATACAcacaaagcaggtactcagcaaacaTTGTAATATAAACATCACATTCAAGATGTCCAATTCTGCTTGATTTAGCAGGGGTTTCATGCAAGAAAGATTTTTAATGAGGAGAAGCTTCCCAcggtcatttattttttcttgtttactaatAAATAAGACAGAgtgatcaactacatttttattaacaatagtgtcTTTTATTGTACTggagtgtaattgttacaagtccgaGAGAAACAccggtaatttacgataattgaaaaaaaaagttcaggcTTCGTAGGCCCAAAGACTTAGTTGGTGGTAACACCTGATAAGGATACCCCACTGAATGTCAATCATATGAATTGTTCTTTACACTGAAATAAGTTAAACAACATCTACTTTACTCGCTTATTTTCAGTCCTCCTCAGAGTTGGGTATTTCAGTCATGGCAACACACACCTTATCAGTGCCCTTTTTACTCTGCACTGTTGTCATGGAGGCACTTGCTGGGGTAGAGTGCAGTAGGTACAGATAGTCAAGTAACATCATCACTCTAAATCATTCTCACTGCTAACAATGTATTCATCACTGTTATCATTGTACTCAGAATAATCTTCACTTTctatcctgttctttcttcctgaTGTGTCACTgtgttttcctgtgttttttgAAGAGGTGCTGAGTGTGGGCTCCATGGCTACTCAGTGAGGACTAATGATCTTATTTCAAATCCACGAGGGTCAGATATGCTGGGACACAGCTCAGCAAATCATAGAACCCGCCAAGTTTGAGCTAAACATTAAAATTAGTGGCGCACAATAGTctgattaaataaacgatggccgTCTGTGCAGACCGCGCCGAGTTTAattaaataaacgatggctgTCTTTTAAGGGTCGAGTTATCACAAattttaacaattttttttaactACTCTTGTGCCCTCCATCATTTCAACATGGCCCTATCTATCTATGCCTCCAAAACCCTGCTCTCTCATGGGAACCACCTTCAAGGGTGTGGCCATACCGGAAGTGTCTAGTTTTCCATTCCAGCATTCCCTCAGCACACTCACTCCCTTGTCTACCAACTTCCACATGGCCATGGCAACACTACCTACATTTTAAAAACTCCTCCAAGACTGAGCGAAGGATGATAGGCAGGTAAAGACCAAGAGAAACTGGCCAAATTAATAAATTGTTCCCAAAGGGAGTCGGCCCACCAGACTAGAACAATGTTCTACTAAAATTACATCCTTCTCAATGATAAACCTatgaacaaccttccttcatatgtatttcctccttcctatgacactgtcaagaaaaaaatagcagaacACCTTTGGCcttgatttttatttttacaagttttctttataggagcatcATATAACAGGGATTTTTTTAGCGTTTAGTTTGCCTCTTCATATTATAAAAATAAGCCATGGTAGACAAGGAGGAACAAGTGctgaagatgaataaaaagtTGTGAAAGGTCTTGATATAGCGGTTTGAATATGATTCTGATGACATGAACTTAAAATTAATCAATCACCTTACACTGAAAAGTGCCAAATAAAATCTAACATACAATAACTAAGATATCTCACCTTGAACTTTGGATAATCATTCATGACAATGGTTACGACCCCTATGAAGGGGACGTACCCTCGCGCCCGACCCACCACATCCTTGCGGTTCAGCCAGGCCTGTCCATTAGCATATAGTCCACGGTCATCCACGTTGTTGTTGTCACCTTTGGTTAGGAACTTGACTGATCCATCTTCCCTGGCAATTTAATTTTATTATTCAGTGAGCAGAAAAGGAATTTGGCATATACGTAATATGGTACCCATAATTACTGTATATATTGGTGTACAGGTTAGTTTCATGTAAAAATTACTTCCCCATTTGAGCCAAAACTCTGGTTTTCAagaacaacaccatcatcaattACAGCCTCCAGGATTGGTGATGTGAAATGGGAATGTATCAGATATCTGTACCTGGATCTGTGTATGTGAGTTATCCACATCCTTCTTTAAATTTGCATCTGCATCCACTCTTGATAAACACATAAATTCACAATTAAATAAATATCCATATCCTTACCACACAGTTTCATTGTCTTTTGTGCAAAATAGATTACCCCCAATGAACTGAACCAGTGGAAagatgagatgaagagaaaggagacttTAGACTGGTATaaggagaaagaggccccaaagtatgagggaagcctgggaggtgatcttctgtTCTGAGCTAGAGCACAGTGCCTGAAtatgaatgcaaggaactatagatggtctgagtcccgcagcaaactGTGTCAGATGTATGACGGGTGTGAATGAGACTGTGGAGCATGTTGGATGTGTCAGTTGAGAGGACTGGAAGAGAGTGGATGGTGCTGCAGCTGGGGCTGAGTGGACTCACGAATGTATAAGTGATGGCAgcagtgaaagagttcctggAAAGAATGTGGCATGCAAGATGTAGGGAGTAGTATTTTGTCCCATGTACATAGGATActgtctgttctgtgtgtgtgtgtgtgtgtgtgtgtgtgtgtgtgtgtgttttttcttcttttttttcacaggagctgctgtTACAAAGGGAGAAATCCCAAGTCACcagtgacatcaagatcaagatctaaGATAAAGATCAAATCAAATTGGTCTTGAGACTTAAAACACTTGACTAATATTTATCAGTTTCATAGAAGACTTTTACAAGAAAACAATTATACACTGCAActctgtggtgtagtggttagtgtGCGTAGCTATGAGTCTGCAGGCCCAGGGTCGAATCCTGGCCTAGGCAGTCATGTGCTGCTCActtagctgttcatcctcccttccggactggtcaataaatgggcacctggggaaacttggggacagtaaactgtggtaacccagatgtcacactggtcctgtgtcctggaggatgtttctttttttccctgtttcttcttggtgctggtaggctttcttatTGGGCCCTGGTGTTCGGCCCCAACATGTTGTGacacagacaagtgtttatagtggtaccatcttgcttggctcatgctgcctctcagaactcatctttgatcctcttttctagagaatctagagtccaagTTAATAaatggttttcaggacagcatgcgggtagtcttaggccactcagcgatggctgaaaaattgccagcctgTTTGTTGCAGCAGGCGAGAGGCGAACCTGCATCTTCATGaacgcctgcacgctgaccactcagccaccgcctccccgccacaggctcaagggccaatgtgacggaaatGAGCACAGCAACCACATGCACCTATGGCAtaagcccccaactttacctcacCTTTTGCAATTATGAAGTATTGCTACAAAAAACAAGATCTAAATGatcataaaaaggaaagaagattttAGGTGCTGCATAGAAGGCAATATGTTTCCTTTAATTGCAACAATAAATTTTCTTCAGTGAGAATTATCATTTACAAAATtaaaatacatttcaaaacattaATTGCATCCATGGCATATCAAAAAGGTTAAGGGAAATATTGCCAGTGCAAAGTGGTGACCTCACATGTATGAGTAAGTAGCCTTGTGAGTTCATATCATAATAGTGGCTGAGGGTTGCAGTTGAGAACATAGGTAAATAATACCGTGAGAGCAGACTTGATTTAGTTCACCAAACTAAAATAAAGATGTATTATAAATAGAGTACAATCAAATTACTCCATCAAACTAAAACAAAGAagtaaaaattaagagaaaactaACTTTTCATGAACCTTCATTACACGATGTACAATTGGGATGTCACGTCCCTCCACCTTGAAGACAACAATTTCACCAGCACGGATGGGTTCCTGTTCGTAGTTGGTAAGGAAAAGGAGGTCTCCTCGATGAAAAGCTGGTTCCATGCTCCCACTGTTTATAGAAGGCACAAACAACTTGTTATCCATTCAATATATTAAAGTGTTTTTACAATGAATGTTGactgaaagatttttttttaatgaacaCAATAAAAAGTATTTCCCTTATTCATTAGTTAAAGCAATGAATAATTTAATGGCCCATTGGCTTGACTACAGCTTGAAAATCATTAAAATGGTCACTGGTATGGTCTAACTAGGTTTGAAGAAAACTTTGATGCACAATTACTGTCCCTTATTCAGCAAATAAGTTCATTAGTAGTGAAACAAACATATATAAACGTCTGTGAAAAAACTTCCTAACTATTATCCATTACTATACACACTTTTACATTATAATTTGGCCAAAGTTCACATTACACAGCCTAGCCTGTACATGTTACATTTAACCAATGGAACACCTTCTCCAGGAGCTAAATAAGTTATCCTTCTTTACAAACCAGTCCATGAACATCAACACAGTACATCCTAGATTTTATTGATTCCTATTATTTTGTACTTTATCTTTATTGTTTCAATCAAGTACATATGTAAAGCAATTCCCATTCTTACCTGAGGACCACAACAATTGGACTTTCACTGCCAGTCACTACCATCAAGCCTTTCCATATCATCAGTGCCGATGACACTATCATGGCAAAATTCAGCAGTTGGTAGAACAGCTGTAACAAAATAGAAATATATCAATTACATATGCTAAATATGCATTCACATACGCTAAGTAGAGTCAGAAGGAAAATCTTCCAACTTTAACCCAAGAATTTTTACACTTCTGGTTCTGTTCAACCACACCtaggaatatttttttcttattttctgatcTTGTTTATCACTTAGTTGTATTCAACACAAGGGTATTAAGAGGTATGTTAAGGGGAGGTGATGCTgggaaatgaaaaacaacaacaacaacaaaaatgctatCTGGATTTTAAATATATACCATTATTTGCACTAATACTTTACTATTCTTCTGTGAAAGTTTGGCATTCATAAGACAGAGGGAACACTTCCCTCCTTACTGATAAAATATCGTATGAGCCCTTAAACTTGTTTTTTTACCCCTACCGGCCAGAATCCAATGAAACTTGCATATATTATTACCCATGTAACCtctaacaatataaaaataaataaaactgaatgaaaaaaaatacttgtcCCACA
The DNA window shown above is from Eriocheir sinensis breed Jianghai 21 chromosome 3, ASM2467909v1, whole genome shotgun sequence and carries:
- the LOC127007383 gene encoding signal peptidase complex catalytic subunit SEC11A-like, yielding MLQFDFLDDLRRMNMRQLFYQLLNFAMIVSSALMIWKGLMVVTGSESPIVVVLSGSMEPAFHRGDLLFLTNYEQEPIRAGEIVVFKVEGRDIPIVHRVMKVHEKEDGSVKFLTKGDNNNVDDRGLYANGQAWLNRKDVVGRARGYVPFIGVVTIVMNDYPKFKYAVLAALGLFVLIHRE